From Clarias gariepinus isolate MV-2021 ecotype Netherlands chromosome 2, CGAR_prim_01v2, whole genome shotgun sequence, one genomic window encodes:
- the LOC128510117 gene encoding E3 ubiquitin/ISG15 ligase TRIM25-like isoform X2, with amino-acid sequence MKMAEASIFVDEDQFICPICLDLLDDPVTIHCGHCYCNVCINDCWDQEDKSGVYSCPQCRDTFTPRPVLRRNNMLAEVVEKLKDKKEKKKKKRKKRKKKTEVQAASPAHCYAGPGDVECDFCTGRKHKAVKSCLMCLASFCETHLKPHLEIPPLKKHELVEASENLEEKICSEHDNVLEIYCRTDRSFICHWCMMDEHKNHDTVSVKAYSTAKKSELKEEQMKSQQRIQEKQKKVQELKQAVNTIKLSAQTAVEDSEMIFVELISSMEKKRSEVTELIRAQEKTELSRAERLLEQLEQEIADLQRRLTELEQLSHIHDHIQFLQSLQSLSVSPAWEDLPIITVNQHLSFDRMRKSLSHLKNRLEEFFQEELIKIPQHGSWQAQNVPPVGNMRRLPETSQETKMIMMKEQGQGTAVEDIGTIFTELINSMEKKRSEVTELIRAQEEKTELSRAERLLEQLEQEIADLQRRLPELEQLSHTHDHIQFLQSLQSLSVSSGREDSPSITVNQRLPVGGLRKSLSHPKNVLEEFFQEELIKIPRHVEDIHHLLSGPKNREEFLKYSCDLTLDPNTVNYYLKLSKKNRVVKCSEIEQPYPDHPERFDYFYQVLSKESVCGRCYWEVKWSSERSVYISVSYKDISRKCDGDECVFGCNHQSWSLQCFSSSLSFYHNKIETDLRAPSSSRIGVYVDHSAGTLSFYSVSDTMKLLHRVHTTFTQPLYAGFGLDWDVYCESGATVKLCNLKY; translated from the exons ATGAAAATGGCAGAGGCCAGTATTTTCGTAGATGAGGACCAGTTCATCTGTCCAATCTGTCTGGATCTCCTTGATGATCCGGTGACGATCCACTGTGGCCACTGCtactgtaatgtgtgtattAATGACTGCTGGGATCAGGAGGATAAGAGTGGAGTTTATAGCTGTCCTCAGTGCAGAGACACTTTCACTCCAAGGCCTGTTCTACGCAGAAACAACATGCTGGCTGAAGTGGTGGAGAAACTCAAAGacaagaaggagaaaaagaagaagaagaggaagaagaggaagaagaagactgaagtCCAAGCCGCTTCTCCTGCTCACTGTTACGCTGGacctggagatgtggagtgtgatttcTGCACTGGGAGGAAACACAAAGCCGTCAAGTCCTGTCTGATGTGTCTGGCCTCCTTTTGTGAAACTCATTTAAAACCTCATCTCGAAATTCCTCCCTTAAAAAAACACGAGTTAGTTGAAGCTTCTGAAAATCTAGAAGAGAAGATCTGCTCTGAGCATGATAACGTGCTGGAGATCTACTGTCGTACTGACCGAAGCTTCATCTGTCACTGGTGTATGATGGATGAACACAAAAACCATGACACTGTCTCAGTTAAAGCTTACAGTACTGCAAAAAAG AGTGAGTTAAAGGAAGAGCAGATGAAATCCcagcagagaatccaggagaagcagaagaaggtgcaggagctgaaacaggcagtgaacactataaag CTGAGTGCACAGACAGCAGTGGAGGACAGTGAGATGATCTTTGTTGAGCTGATCAGCTCCATGGAGAAAAAGCGCTCGGAGGTGAcggagctgatcagagctcaggagaagactgaactgagtcgagctgaacgactcctggagcaactggagcaggagattgctgatcttcagaggagactcactgagctggagcagctttcgCACATACATGATCACATTCAGTTCctccag agTCTACAGTCTCTCAGTGTCTCTCCTGCTTGGGAGGACTTACCCATCATCACTGTCAATCAACATCTCTCATTTGATAGAATgagaaaatctctctctcatcttAAAAATAGACTCGAGGAATTCTTTCAGGAGGAGCTCATCAAAATCCCTCAACATGGTTCCTGGCAGGCACAGAATGTTCCACCTGTGGGGAACATGAGAAGGTTACCGGAGACATCCCAGGAAACCAAGATGATAATGATGAAGGAGCAGGGGCAAGGG ACAGCAGTGGAGGACATTGGGACgatctttactgagctgatcaactccatggagaaaaagcgctcggaggtgacggagctgatcagagctcaggaggagaagactgaactgagtcgagctgaacgtctcctggagcaactggagcaggagattgctgatcttcagaggagactccctgagctggagcagctttcacacacacacgatcacatccagttcctccag AGTCTCCAGTCTCTCAGTGTCTCTTCTGGACGTGAGGACTCACCCAGCATCACTGTCAATCAACGTCTCCCGGTTGGTGGACTgagaaaatctctctctcatccTAAAAATGTACTCGAGGAATTCTTTCAGGAGGAGCTCATCAAAATCCCTCGACATG TTGAAGACATTCATCATTTACTATCAGGACCAAAGAACCGAGAGGAGTTTCTGAAAT ATTCCTGTGatctgactctggatcccaacacAGTTAATTATTACCTCAAACTGTCTAAGAAGAACAGAGTGGTGAAGTGCAGTGAGATTGAGCAGCCGTACCCTgatcatccagagagatttgaTTACTTCTATCAGGTGTTGagtaaggagagtgtgtgtggacgctgttactgggaggtgaAGTGGAGCAGTGAGAGAAGTGTGTACATATCAGTCTCATATAAAGACATCAGCAGGAAATGTGatggtgatgagtgtgtgtttggatgcAACCATCAATCCTGGAGTCTgcagtgtttttcttcttctctttctttctatcaCAACAAAATCGAGACTGATCTCAGAGCTCCATCATCCtccagaataggagtgtatgtggatcacagtgcaggaactctgtccttctacagcgtctctgacacgatgaagctcctccacagagtccacaccacattcactcagcctctgtacGCTGGATTTGGGCTTGACTGGGATGTTTACTGTGAATCAGGGGCGACTGTGAAGTTATGCAATCTAAAATATTAA
- the LOC128510117 gene encoding E3 ubiquitin/ISG15 ligase TRIM25-like isoform X1, which translates to MKMAEASIFVDEDQFICPICLDLLDDPVTIHCGHCYCNVCINDCWDQEDKSGVYSCPQCRDTFTPRPVLRRNNMLAEVVEKLKDKKEKKKKKRKKRKKKTEVQAASPAHCYAGPGDVECDFCTGRKHKAVKSCLMCLASFCETHLKPHLEIPPLKKHELVEASENLEEKICSEHDNVLEIYCRTDRSFICHWCMMDEHKNHDTVSVKAYSTAKKSELKEEQMKSQQRIQEKQKKVQELKQAVNTIKLSAQTAVEDSEMIFVELISSMEKKRSEVTELIRAQEKTELSRAERLLEQLEQEIADLQRRLTELEQLSHIHDHIQFLQSLQSLSVSPAWEDLPIITVNQHLSFDRMRKSLSHLKNRLEEFFQEELIKIPQHGSWQAQNVPPVGNMRRLPETSQETKMIMMKEQGQGQTAVEDIGTIFTELINSMEKKRSEVTELIRAQEEKTELSRAERLLEQLEQEIADLQRRLPELEQLSHTHDHIQFLQSLQSLSVSSGREDSPSITVNQRLPVGGLRKSLSHPKNVLEEFFQEELIKIPRHVEDIHHLLSGPKNREEFLKYSCDLTLDPNTVNYYLKLSKKNRVVKCSEIEQPYPDHPERFDYFYQVLSKESVCGRCYWEVKWSSERSVYISVSYKDISRKCDGDECVFGCNHQSWSLQCFSSSLSFYHNKIETDLRAPSSSRIGVYVDHSAGTLSFYSVSDTMKLLHRVHTTFTQPLYAGFGLDWDVYCESGATVKLCNLKY; encoded by the exons ATGAAAATGGCAGAGGCCAGTATTTTCGTAGATGAGGACCAGTTCATCTGTCCAATCTGTCTGGATCTCCTTGATGATCCGGTGACGATCCACTGTGGCCACTGCtactgtaatgtgtgtattAATGACTGCTGGGATCAGGAGGATAAGAGTGGAGTTTATAGCTGTCCTCAGTGCAGAGACACTTTCACTCCAAGGCCTGTTCTACGCAGAAACAACATGCTGGCTGAAGTGGTGGAGAAACTCAAAGacaagaaggagaaaaagaagaagaagaggaagaagaggaagaagaagactgaagtCCAAGCCGCTTCTCCTGCTCACTGTTACGCTGGacctggagatgtggagtgtgatttcTGCACTGGGAGGAAACACAAAGCCGTCAAGTCCTGTCTGATGTGTCTGGCCTCCTTTTGTGAAACTCATTTAAAACCTCATCTCGAAATTCCTCCCTTAAAAAAACACGAGTTAGTTGAAGCTTCTGAAAATCTAGAAGAGAAGATCTGCTCTGAGCATGATAACGTGCTGGAGATCTACTGTCGTACTGACCGAAGCTTCATCTGTCACTGGTGTATGATGGATGAACACAAAAACCATGACACTGTCTCAGTTAAAGCTTACAGTACTGCAAAAAAG AGTGAGTTAAAGGAAGAGCAGATGAAATCCcagcagagaatccaggagaagcagaagaaggtgcaggagctgaaacaggcagtgaacactataaag CTGAGTGCACAGACAGCAGTGGAGGACAGTGAGATGATCTTTGTTGAGCTGATCAGCTCCATGGAGAAAAAGCGCTCGGAGGTGAcggagctgatcagagctcaggagaagactgaactgagtcgagctgaacgactcctggagcaactggagcaggagattgctgatcttcagaggagactcactgagctggagcagctttcgCACATACATGATCACATTCAGTTCctccag agTCTACAGTCTCTCAGTGTCTCTCCTGCTTGGGAGGACTTACCCATCATCACTGTCAATCAACATCTCTCATTTGATAGAATgagaaaatctctctctcatcttAAAAATAGACTCGAGGAATTCTTTCAGGAGGAGCTCATCAAAATCCCTCAACATGGTTCCTGGCAGGCACAGAATGTTCCACCTGTGGGGAACATGAGAAGGTTACCGGAGACATCCCAGGAAACCAAGATGATAATGATGAAGGAGCAGGGGCAAGGG CAGACAGCAGTGGAGGACATTGGGACgatctttactgagctgatcaactccatggagaaaaagcgctcggaggtgacggagctgatcagagctcaggaggagaagactgaactgagtcgagctgaacgtctcctggagcaactggagcaggagattgctgatcttcagaggagactccctgagctggagcagctttcacacacacacgatcacatccagttcctccag AGTCTCCAGTCTCTCAGTGTCTCTTCTGGACGTGAGGACTCACCCAGCATCACTGTCAATCAACGTCTCCCGGTTGGTGGACTgagaaaatctctctctcatccTAAAAATGTACTCGAGGAATTCTTTCAGGAGGAGCTCATCAAAATCCCTCGACATG TTGAAGACATTCATCATTTACTATCAGGACCAAAGAACCGAGAGGAGTTTCTGAAAT ATTCCTGTGatctgactctggatcccaacacAGTTAATTATTACCTCAAACTGTCTAAGAAGAACAGAGTGGTGAAGTGCAGTGAGATTGAGCAGCCGTACCCTgatcatccagagagatttgaTTACTTCTATCAGGTGTTGagtaaggagagtgtgtgtggacgctgttactgggaggtgaAGTGGAGCAGTGAGAGAAGTGTGTACATATCAGTCTCATATAAAGACATCAGCAGGAAATGTGatggtgatgagtgtgtgtttggatgcAACCATCAATCCTGGAGTCTgcagtgtttttcttcttctctttctttctatcaCAACAAAATCGAGACTGATCTCAGAGCTCCATCATCCtccagaataggagtgtatgtggatcacagtgcaggaactctgtccttctacagcgtctctgacacgatgaagctcctccacagagtccacaccacattcactcagcctctgtacGCTGGATTTGGGCTTGACTGGGATGTTTACTGTGAATCAGGGGCGACTGTGAAGTTATGCAATCTAAAATATTAA